ATGAATTTAGAACCAATTTTTCTGTTTCATATTCACCTGTTGATTCTATTTTTAAGAATGGTCTAAAAAAAGAATATGATGATAAATATATTGGACTTTATCTTTTAATTGATAAAGAAGGTAATCTTAAATCTGCTAATATGCAAAATCAATTGATTCCAATTTATGATTCAATTTATAATCTTAAGAAAGATATTCAGATTGTCCCAACTATACAAATATCAGAATTTGCAAAAGATGCAATTGAGTTAATATTAAATGTAAAAAAATGGGAAATTAGGAGAATTCCAGTTTCTAAAATTCCTATTTCATACATACAATTTATTGGTATTTATTATGAAGCAAATGAAAAAAAGTGGAAGTATGAATTGCGTTGAAATAAATTTTACTTTTATAAAGTAAGTTTTTTTAAATGCTTAATGTTTATATGTTATTTTAGAAATAAGTATGACATAAAAAAAAACTCCAAATTGTATTGATTTTTAATTGTTTACGTCTTGATTTGAACCTTAATTTACCTTACTTTTTCTAAAAATAAATCACAAAAACACTTCCAATTTTCTCTGATGTTTAGTTGTGGATAGTCCAGATTCGAACCATTATTTTACTTTATTTTTTCTAAAAATAAATCACAAAAAAACCCTCAAGTTTCCTTAAAGGTTTTCGAGGCATCTCCCGAAGCTGCGGGATGGATTCGAACCATTATTTTACTTTATTTTTTCTAAAAATAAATCACAAAAAAACCCTCAAGTTTCCTTGAAGGTTTTAGAGGCATCGTCCGGATTCGAACCGGAGTAGGAGCTTTTGCAGAGCCCAGCCTAGCCGCTCGGCCACGACGCCAATATTTAATTGGTTTGCAAATGTACTATAAAATTTCTTAAATGCAAGTTTCAATTTCTAAATAAAACATATAATTCTATTACAAAGTAATTTTCTTTATTAAGAATAACAGAAATTAATTTCTATATTCTTCCATTTCAATAGTAACTGCTTCAACGTCACCACCAATTGGAGGATTTAGTTTTGATACCTGAACTACAATTCTTGATATAGCCGCAATCTCATTAAAAATACGATTTACTATTCTATGCGCCACATGCTCCAGTAAATCTGATCGTATGTCCATTTCTTCCACTACAATGCGGTTTAACAGCACATAATCTACTGTATCTTTTAAATCGTCAGATATACTTGATTTACGTAAATCTGTTTTTACTTCAAGATTAACGAGATAGTCTGATCCTATTTTTCCCTCCTCGATTAAGCAACCGTGATAAGAGAACGTTCTGATATTTTTAAGTTTTATTATTCCCATTTTTGATTGTTAGTTTTATGTATAAAGATACTGCTGAAATCCCAGCTATTAATTGGTTTCGTTGTAAACATTAAACTCAAACCTTAAAGTTTTTTTTATCTTTGCTAAAATAAAACAAAAAGATGTCAACTGAAGAAAAATCACTCCATTTTATAGAACAAATCATTGAAGACAGTTTAACGAACGGTTTTCCTCAAGATAAATTACGTTTCCGTTTTCCACCAGAACCTAATGGTTATTTGCACATTGGCCATGCCAAGTCTATATGCTTGAATTTTGGATTAGGCCTAAAGTACAATGCGCCAGTTAATCTACGTTTTGATGATACTAATCCAGCCAAAGAAGAGCAGGAGTATGTTGATGCGATTAAAGAAGATCTAGAATGGTTGGGCTTTAACTGGGCTGAAGAACGTTACGCATCTGATTACTTTCAGCAATTGTATGATTGGGCTGTAACGATGATTAAAAACGGAAAGGCGTATGTAGACAGTCAGTCTTCTGAAGAAATGGCTGCACAAAAAGGAACGCCAACGCAACCAGGTGTTGATGGACCTTATAGAAATCGTTCTGTTGAAGAAAATTTAACTTTATTTGAAGGCATGAAAAATGGTGATTATCCGGAAGGAAGTCATGTTTTACGTGCCAAAATTGATATGGCTTCTACCAATATGTTAATGCGTGATCCATTGATGTATAGAGTGTTACATCGCCATCATCATAGAACAGGTAATGATTGGAAAATCTATCCAATGTATGATTATGCTCATGGAGAAAGTGATTTTATAGAACAAATTTCACATTCGATTTGTACTCTAGAATTTGTAATGCACCGTGAGTTGTACAAGTGGTTTTTGGATCAAATTTATGACGATACGAAAGTGCGTCCAAATCAATATGAATTTGCTCGTTTGAACCTGAATTATACCGTAATGAGTAAGCGTAAGTTACTTCAATTGGTTCAAGAAAACATTGTAAACGGTTGGGATGATCCTAGAATGCCAACTATCTCTGGTTTACGTAGACGTGGTTATACAGCTAATTCTATTCGTAAATTTTGTGAAATTATCGGAGTTGCAAAGCGTGAAAATATCATCGATTATTCGTTATTAGAATTTTGCTTACGTGAAGATTTAAACAAAACTGCACCACGTGTAATGGCTGTTTTAGACCCAGTTAAATTGGTTATTACCAACTATCCGGAAGGTCAAGAAGAGTGGCTGGATGCTGAGAATAATCAAGAAGATGAAAGTGCTGGTTTCAGAAAAGTACCTTTTTCAAAGACTTTGTTTATTGAAAGAGAAGACTTTTTAGAAGATGCTCCTGCTAAATTTTTTAGATTAAGTATTGGTCGTGAAGTACGTTTAAAAAATGCCTATATCATTAAAGGTGAATCCGTTGTAAAAGATGATTCAGGAGAAATAATTGAAATTCATGCTACCTATGATGCAGATAGTAAGAGTGGAAGTGGAAGTGAAGCTAGCCAACGTAAAGTTGCGGGCACCTTGCATTGGGTTTCGGTAGCTCATGCTTTGGAAACGGAAGTTCGTTTATATGACAGATTATTTTTAGACCAAGCTCCTGACAGTCATAAAGATAAAAACTTCTTAGATTTTATGAATCCGGATTCACTTCAAGTCGTTAAAGGATATGTAGAGCCCAGTTTAGCTACTGTGAAAGCGGGTGATAAATTTCAATTTCAGCGTTTAGGATATTTTAATGTTGATAAAGACTCTTCTGTTGAGACCATTATTTTCAACAAAACGGTTGGATTAAAAGATGCTTGGGAAGAAAAGGGCAAAAAAGAAGAAAATCTTTTGATGAACACTCAAAAAGATCTGAATAAGTACGTTAAGGAAAAAGATGAAACTGCCGCAGCTGCTCTTTTAACACCAATTATTGAAAACATTAAGAGTGTTGATAACTACAGTTTGTTAGTGCAAACGGTTATCAAAAATATCAAAAATGATAACAATGCTTTGTTGTTTGCTAATTTGATTGTTCAATATTCTGATAAAGTTGAAATTAATTCGTTTGATGCAGATGTGGTTCAAAAATTTTATACCATGTCATTAAAAAGTCAATTGGCTTCCGTTCGAATGGCTGCAATTTTGAATTTGAAAAATGATGCTGATAATTTAGTTTTATTTGAAGCAGTATTATCAGAATTGAAAAATGTAGAAAAAAACGAAAAAGTACTTGCTTTATTAAATTAGAAAAATCACCTTTTAATTATAGATATTTCCAATACTAAAACTCCTTTAATCGGGAGTTTTGTTATTATTAGTAGTATCTATTTTATTTCTTAAAATTATTATTTTTAACTATTAAAATTGACGCTCATATTTTAATTTTAAGCAATTAATTTTATTTAGACATCAATTTATATGTTTTTAAAAATTTCGTTTAATAATGAGTCTTTAATTAGGTTTTGGTGTAAAAATAGTTACTTTTTGTACATATTTGTTCCAATAGGCTGTTGGAATTTTGAAAATGCACTTTTTTTTTGTTTTTCCACGTGAAATTTATTTTTTTGAAAAGTTGAAAAATTTTCGTTCTGATTTTATTAAAAATGAAAGAGTAGGTGAGGAGTTTATTTTTTATTTTAGTTTCAAAAAAATGATGGCACAAAAAAAAGAGGCACTTGGCCTCTTTTAATTTTTTATTCTTCTTTATCCTGAATATCGGAATGATCAGTTGAACTGTGATTTTCTATTTTATGATTTTTCGATCTGTGATCTTTTTCATTTCTTTTTTTCATCAGTTCACCAACTTGGTTAGAAGCTGAAAATGATGCAATCATATTATTCAACATATCGCTTCCTGCTTGTGGTGAATTTGGTAACAATATTAAATTCGAATTAGTATCGGCACCTATGGCTTGCAATGTATCATAATGTTGAGTCACTACAATAAGCGCTGATGCTTCTTGAGAATTGATACCAACTCTATTCAAGACATCCACACTTTCCACAAGACCTTTTGCAATTTCTCTTCGTTGGTTAGCAATACCTTGTCCTTGTAATCGCTTACTTTCTGCTTCAGCTTCGGCTTTTGCAACAATTCTAATACGTGATGCTTCAGCTTCAAATTCTGCCACGGTTTTTTCTCTATCAGCTGCATTAATACGGTTCATTGCATTTTTAACTTGTATATCTGGATCAATATCAGTGACTAAAGTGTTTATGATTGTGTAACCATAAGTTGTCATGGCCTCATTTAATTCTCTTTTTACGGCAATTGCAATATCATCTTTTCTTTCAAAAACATCGTCTAGTTTTAATTTTGGAACTTCTGCACGAACTACATCAAATACGTAAGATGTAATTTGATCGTGTGGATATTCTAATTTGTAAAAGGCATCATAAACGGTTTCTTTGATAACCATAAATTGCACCGAAACTTTTAGTTTTACAAATACGTTATCTTTAGTTTTAGTTTCAATGATAACATCTAGTTGTTGGATTTTTAAATTTACTCTTCCGGCAATTCTATCTATAATAGGAATTTTGAGTTGTAATCCTGACTGTCTAATGCTTAAGAATTTTCCAAAGCGTTCTATTACTACAGCCGTTTGTTGTTTTACCGTAAAAAATGAGGATAACAAAATGAATAGTCCAAAGACCAAAATTACAATTAATGCAATGTTCATAATAATTTGATTTAGTTTAATTATAAATTTACAAATTATACTTTACAAATTATCGTATTTATCTTTCTTTATTTTGCATAAAAAAACGCCTTAAATTTAAGGCGTTTTATATGTTTTTACAAATTTTCTATTGCTTTGTGAATTCTTGAAATAGTTTCTTCTTTTCCAATTACTTCCACAATATCAAAAAGGTGTGGGCCTTTTAAGGCGCCAACTAAACTTAAACGAAATGGTTGCATAACTTTTCCCATCCCAATTTCGTTTTTCGTCATCCAGTCTTTTACTATGGTTTCGATATTTGCAGATTTGAAATCGTTAATTTCTTCCACTACAGATATTAATTCTTGCATTAAAGCAGGAGTTTCAGCTTTCCAGTTTTTGCTTGCTTTTTCATCATAACTGGTTGGAGCTACAAAAAAGAAATCACTCATTTCCCAAAATTCTGATACAAAATGGGCACGTTCTTTAATCAAGGAAACTATTTTAGTAAGTTTTGTTTCTTTAACATTAAAACCTTTTTCAATTAAAATAGGGGAGAAGGCTTCTGCTAAAGTTGCATCCTCTTGTTTAATTAAATACTGGTGATTGAACCATTTATTTTTTTCAGGATCAAATTTTGCTCCTGATTTGTGAACTC
This portion of the Flavobacterium sp. CECT 9288 genome encodes:
- the folB gene encoding dihydroneopterin aldolase; translated protein: MGIIKLKNIRTFSYHGCLIEEGKIGSDYLVNLEVKTDLRKSSISDDLKDTVDYVLLNRIVVEEMDIRSDLLEHVAHRIVNRIFNEIAAISRIVVQVSKLNPPIGGDVEAVTIEMEEYRN
- a CDS encoding glutamine--tRNA ligase/YqeY domain fusion protein, whose translation is MSTEEKSLHFIEQIIEDSLTNGFPQDKLRFRFPPEPNGYLHIGHAKSICLNFGLGLKYNAPVNLRFDDTNPAKEEQEYVDAIKEDLEWLGFNWAEERYASDYFQQLYDWAVTMIKNGKAYVDSQSSEEMAAQKGTPTQPGVDGPYRNRSVEENLTLFEGMKNGDYPEGSHVLRAKIDMASTNMLMRDPLMYRVLHRHHHRTGNDWKIYPMYDYAHGESDFIEQISHSICTLEFVMHRELYKWFLDQIYDDTKVRPNQYEFARLNLNYTVMSKRKLLQLVQENIVNGWDDPRMPTISGLRRRGYTANSIRKFCEIIGVAKRENIIDYSLLEFCLREDLNKTAPRVMAVLDPVKLVITNYPEGQEEWLDAENNQEDESAGFRKVPFSKTLFIEREDFLEDAPAKFFRLSIGREVRLKNAYIIKGESVVKDDSGEIIEIHATYDADSKSGSGSEASQRKVAGTLHWVSVAHALETEVRLYDRLFLDQAPDSHKDKNFLDFMNPDSLQVVKGYVEPSLATVKAGDKFQFQRLGYFNVDKDSSVETIIFNKTVGLKDAWEEKGKKEENLLMNTQKDLNKYVKEKDETAAAALLTPIIENIKSVDNYSLLVQTVIKNIKNDNNALLFANLIVQYSDKVEINSFDADVVQKFYTMSLKSQLASVRMAAILNLKNDADNLVLFEAVLSELKNVEKNEKVLALLN
- a CDS encoding SPFH domain-containing protein: MNIALIVILVFGLFILLSSFFTVKQQTAVVIERFGKFLSIRQSGLQLKIPIIDRIAGRVNLKIQQLDVIIETKTKDNVFVKLKVSVQFMVIKETVYDAFYKLEYPHDQITSYVFDVVRAEVPKLKLDDVFERKDDIAIAVKRELNEAMTTYGYTIINTLVTDIDPDIQVKNAMNRINAADREKTVAEFEAEASRIRIVAKAEAEAESKRLQGQGIANQRREIAKGLVESVDVLNRVGINSQEASALIVVTQHYDTLQAIGADTNSNLILLPNSPQAGSDMLNNMIASFSASNQVGELMKKRNEKDHRSKNHKIENHSSTDHSDIQDKEE